A stretch of Fusobacterium sp. DD2 DNA encodes these proteins:
- a CDS encoding relaxase/mobilization nuclease domain-containing protein → MAITKIHPIKSTLNLAIDYITKSEKTDEKILVSSFKCHPSTAHIQFIKTREDNDTNGTVLARHLIQSFLPGEVDPIKAHEIGMELCKKILKEDYEFVLATHIDRGHIHNHIIFNNVNYKTGKCYQSNKKSYHKIRYQSDELCKENKLSVIDEYYEAYKRKYKTAGKSWYEYDQNKKGNSWKSKLQFDIDRMINKSKSWEEFLENMKSLDYEIKFGKHIAFRHKDKQRFTRAKTIGEDYTEKKIKERIDLTIKNKANPIKKRVGNVIDISTNKKVQSSKGYEVWARKHNIKTMADSIIKLREQGINSITQLDDLIKKSADDRQDLLDKIKKIETEMKSLSQDMENINTINKYREIYKYHKKNPEDKQFAEEYYSELSVYKIAAKEILESYKKLPNTKEILTKLDKLQEKKNTLMQEYSLNKEQFYDLVQYRKNYENYYGKEVERT, encoded by the coding sequence ATGGCAATAACAAAAATACATCCTATAAAATCAACTCTAAATTTAGCAATAGATTATATAACTAAGAGTGAAAAAACTGATGAAAAAATTTTAGTATCTTCATTTAAATGTCATCCATCTACTGCACACATTCAATTTATTAAAACACGAGAAGATAATGATACTAATGGTACAGTTTTGGCTAGACATTTAATCCAATCTTTTCTACCAGGAGAGGTTGATCCTATAAAAGCTCACGAAATTGGAATGGAATTGTGTAAGAAAATTTTAAAAGAAGATTATGAATTTGTTCTTGCAACTCATATAGATAGAGGGCATATCCATAACCATATTATTTTTAATAATGTTAATTACAAGACTGGTAAGTGCTACCAATCTAACAAAAAATCTTACCACAAAATCAGGTATCAAAGTGACGAATTATGTAAAGAAAATAAGCTTTCAGTCATTGATGAATATTATGAAGCTTACAAGAGAAAATATAAAACTGCTGGTAAATCTTGGTACGAATATGACCAAAACAAGAAAGGAAATTCTTGGAAATCTAAACTTCAATTTGATATAGATAGAATGATTAATAAGTCTAAATCTTGGGAAGAGTTTTTAGAAAATATGAAGTCTCTTGATTATGAAATTAAGTTTGGTAAACACATTGCTTTTCGTCATAAAGATAAGCAAAGATTTACAAGAGCAAAGACTATCGGAGAAGATTATACTGAGAAAAAAATCAAAGAAAGAATAGATTTAACAATTAAAAATAAAGCTAATCCTATTAAAAAACGTGTAGGAAATGTTATTGATATATCTACTAATAAAAAAGTACAATCTTCTAAAGGTTATGAAGTTTGGGCAAGAAAACATAATATCAAAACAATGGCTGATTCAATAATTAAACTTAGAGAACAAGGAATTAATTCAATCACTCAGCTCGATGACCTGATCAAAAAATCTGCTGATGATAGACAAGATTTGTTAGATAAAATAAAGAAAATTGAAACTGAAATGAAGAGTTTATCCCAGGATATGGAAAATATAAACACTATAAATAAGTATCGTGAAATCTATAAATACCACAAGAAAAATCCTGAAGATAAACAATTTGCTGAAGAATATTATAGCGAACTTTCCGTCTACAAAATAGCTGCTAAAGAAATCTTAGAAAGCTATAAAAAACTACCAAACACAAAAGAAATATTAACCAAACTCGATAAATTGCAAGAAAAAAAGAACACCCTTATGCAAGAGTATTCTTTGAATAAAGAGCAATTTTATGACCTTGTTCAGTATAGGAAAAACTATGAAAATTATTATGGGAAGGAGGTGGAGAGAACTTAA
- a CDS encoding Kiwa anti-phage protein KwaB-like domain-containing protein, with the protein MIYVLENAGRDSTSVKMIETQREDDASIKKSLTKSIEGYKDNTIEFDGSYKPENDESLVIKNFDLPNEITEAINNPLGVTQVSVNSDNELDLKAIFVPISDDDDDCEKIIFQRLPNRQILKSHNFTLFFNKHTFSCENKPGIVITDCIDAYYEYGNLYFKSYYWANQIFNLNKYYREATTDDIKDFCSNECFSIDDIDSVAESCNNWTRRKIAYILDSGVLENNSVDEIIKSAKNLNLKIDINEENKIIFPDDKDSQKELLSYLAEEIYRGNLTDGVYLTNSKRPL; encoded by the coding sequence TTGATTTATGTTTTGGAAAATGCAGGTAGAGATTCAACATCTGTAAAAATGATAGAGACCCAAAGAGAAGACGATGCAAGTATCAAAAAATCACTTACTAAAAGTATAGAAGGGTACAAAGATAACACAATTGAATTTGATGGTTCATATAAGCCTGAGAATGATGAGAGTTTAGTAATAAAAAATTTTGATCTGCCAAATGAAATAACTGAAGCTATAAATAATCCTCTGGGAGTGACTCAAGTTTCTGTTAACTCCGATAATGAGCTAGATCTTAAAGCTATCTTTGTGCCTATTTCAGATGATGATGATGATTGCGAAAAAATAATTTTTCAAAGGTTGCCTAACAGACAGATACTGAAGAGCCATAATTTTACACTTTTTTTTAATAAACATACATTTTCATGTGAAAATAAACCAGGTATTGTTATAACTGATTGTATAGACGCATACTACGAATATGGTAATCTATATTTTAAATCGTATTATTGGGCGAATCAAATATTTAACCTAAACAAATATTATAGAGAAGCAACAACTGATGATATAAAAGATTTTTGCTCTAACGAGTGCTTCTCTATAGATGATATAGATTCTGTAGCTGAGTCTTGTAATAACTGGACTAGAAGAAAAATTGCATATATATTAGATTCTGGAGTTCTTGAGAATAATTCTGTAGATGAAATCATTAAGTCTGCAAAAAATTTAAACTTAAAAATTGATATTAATGAAGAAAATAAAATAATTTTCCCTGACGACAAGGATTCACAAAAAGAACTATTATCTTATTTAGCGGAAGAAATATATAGAGGAAACTTGACAGACGGTGTTTATTTAACCAACTCCAAGAGACCTTTATAG
- a CDS encoding plasmid mobilization relaxosome protein MobC translates to MANRFRNERIEIKVTKEEKEVFEKKMKLANCKTMSHFLRKCVLEKEIYVVDLEPFRNLQWLLSNATNNINQIAKATNTTGVIYKNEIESMNNQIEKLSREIWQIHSLLLNKSKESSGN, encoded by the coding sequence ATGGCAAATAGATTTAGAAATGAAAGAATAGAAATAAAAGTAACTAAAGAAGAAAAAGAAGTTTTTGAAAAGAAAATGAAACTTGCTAATTGTAAAACTATGTCTCACTTTCTTAGAAAATGCGTATTAGAAAAAGAAATTTATGTTGTAGATTTAGAACCATTCAGAAACCTACAATGGCTACTTTCAAATGCAACAAATAATATAAACCAGATTGCAAAAGCGACTAATACAACTGGTGTTATTTATAAAAATGAAATTGAATCAATGAATAATCAGATAGAAAAATTATCAAGAGAAATATGGCAGATCCATTCCCTACTTCTTAATAAATCAAAAGAAAGTTCTGGTAATTAG
- a CDS encoding ImmA/IrrE family metallo-endopeptidase, which translates to MSMNRYIYDKVTRLIKKYKTRDPIELIESLNINLVYLPETKILLGMYHYIQRNRFIFISSNTNFNRKTILAHELGHDQLHRDYCMSGGAFHDQTVLNPTNKFETEANIFAAHLLISDEDVFDNINDQVCDYEIAGKLGVDINLLNLKISELAKMGKFNKPINVNTPQGDFLKNYRPEHDDYY; encoded by the coding sequence ATGAGCATGAATCGCTATATATATGATAAGGTAACTCGACTTATAAAAAAATATAAGACACGAGATCCTATCGAATTAATAGAATCTTTGAATATTAACCTGGTATATCTACCTGAAACAAAAATACTTTTAGGAATGTACCATTATATTCAAAGGAACAGATTTATTTTTATCAGTAGTAACACAAATTTTAATAGAAAGACGATATTAGCACACGAATTAGGTCACGATCAACTTCACAGAGATTATTGTATGAGTGGAGGAGCTTTTCATGACCAAACAGTGCTAAACCCTACAAATAAATTTGAAACTGAAGCTAATATTTTTGCAGCTCATTTATTAATTAGTGATGAAGATGTCTTCGATAATATCAATGATCAAGTTTGTGATTATGAAATTGCTGGAAAATTAGGTGTAGATATAAATTTACTAAATCTAAAAATTTCTGAGTTAGCAAAAATGGGCAAGTTTAATAAACCAATTAATGTTAATACACCTCAGGGAGATTTTCTTAAAAACTATCGCCCTGAACATGATGATTATTATTAG
- a CDS encoding YdcP family protein, producing the protein MELKFVIPNMEKTFGNLEFAGEDKVVQRRINGRLTVLSRSYNLYSDVQRADDIVVVLPAEAGEKHFGFEERVKLVNPRITAEGYKIGTRGFTNYLLHADDMIKE; encoded by the coding sequence ATGGAACTTAAATTTGTGATTCCCAACATGGAAAAAACATTCGGCAATTTAGAATTTGCTGGCGAGGATAAAGTCGTTCAGCGAAGAATCAACGGACGGCTAACTGTCTTATCAAGAAGCTATAATCTCTATTCTGATGTTCAAAGAGCAGATGATATTGTGGTGGTGCTTCCTGCTGAAGCTGGCGAAAAACATTTCGGCTTTGAGGAACGTGTGAAGTTAGTCAATCCACGTATTACCGCAGAGGGCTACAAAATCGGCACTCGTGGTTTTACAAATTACCTTTTACATGCTGACGACATGATAAAAGAATAA
- a CDS encoding sigma-70 family RNA polymerase sigma factor, producing the protein MDKEYYLFVEGKKVVVSKEVYLAYHSELNREKYQIRRDRLNNCFFFCSYDHDGNFEENLEDPEFDVEKIIETKEMIEEVRRAISKLNPVERDLIESLFYKEETIREVAAKLNISHPAVIKRRNKVLEKLKEMLEDF; encoded by the coding sequence ATGGACAAAGAATATTATTTATTTGTAGAAGGAAAGAAAGTAGTTGTTAGCAAGGAAGTGTATCTTGCCTATCATAGTGAATTGAATAGAGAGAAATATCAAATAAGAAGAGACAGGTTAAATAACTGTTTCTTTTTTTGTTCCTATGATCATGATGGAAACTTCGAAGAAAATTTAGAAGACCCGGAATTTGATGTTGAAAAAATTATCGAAACAAAGGAAATGATTGAAGAAGTAAGAAGAGCTATTTCTAAACTCAACCCTGTTGAAAGGGATTTGATAGAAAGTCTTTTTTATAAAGAAGAAACAATTAGAGAAGTAGCTGCTAAACTGAATATTTCTCATCCAGCCGTTATTAAAAGGCGTAATAAAGTCTTAGAAAAATTAAAAGAAATGCTAGAAGACTTTTAG
- a CDS encoding recombinase family protein, translating to MEKFACMYLRLSREDGDSTESNSISNQRQIIKSYARDNDFKVVAEYVDDGFSGSNFDRPKFKKMIQDLKEKKFKTIIVKDLSRFGRDYIESGKYLQKIFPEKGIRFISVNDNYDSENADVSDTHLILPIRNFINDSYCRDISMKVKSSKEIKRKNGEFIGAFAPFGYKKDSKNKHKLVVDTEVSHIIERIFNMKIDGYSSKAIADFLNSIGCVTPSKHKENSGDNHTTGFIVKDSKWDAKMVNRIITNKVYIGVLEQGKTRKLNYKSKREVEVNEEDWIVINDSHKPIISKSIYALANKMMLRDVKQSADIPHILSGMLYCKDCGSSMVRRKVKSKNGYNIFYICSHYNNKGDCTRHSIKEDYLLDMTLFALKDYLKKYNELLSQVNKLDVSKVTFNIDFESLNSEKRKYERLRQSLYMDLEDELITSEEFERFRKNYLIKIREIEKQIATKKNILANLQEKMKKKDSLVSEIVPTDLSTLNRLTIVSFIDRIEIGENNEINFVFNNLETVNLLKTLIKEESESKSEVKKNLISINKVFGNALENKTPIQLVGGVL from the coding sequence ATGGAAAAATTTGCTTGTATGTATCTTCGTTTATCGAGAGAGGATGGAGATAGCACAGAAAGTAATTCTATTTCAAATCAAAGACAGATTATCAAATCATATGCAAGGGACAATGATTTTAAAGTTGTTGCTGAATATGTAGATGATGGCTTTTCAGGATCTAATTTTGACAGACCAAAATTCAAGAAGATGATTCAAGATCTTAAAGAAAAGAAGTTCAAAACAATTATTGTGAAGGACTTATCCCGTTTCGGGAGAGATTATATCGAATCAGGAAAATATCTTCAAAAGATATTTCCAGAAAAAGGTATAAGATTTATATCCGTAAACGATAACTATGACAGTGAAAATGCAGATGTAAGCGATACACACTTAATTCTTCCGATAAGAAACTTTATTAATGATTCTTATTGTAGGGATATTTCTATGAAGGTTAAATCTTCAAAAGAAATTAAAAGAAAGAATGGTGAATTTATTGGTGCATTTGCTCCTTTTGGTTATAAGAAGGATAGCAAAAACAAACATAAGTTAGTCGTTGATACAGAAGTTTCGCACATAATTGAAAGAATCTTCAATATGAAGATAGACGGTTATTCGTCTAAGGCTATTGCAGATTTTTTAAATAGCATAGGTTGTGTAACACCATCTAAGCATAAAGAAAATTCTGGCGATAATCATACTACTGGTTTTATTGTTAAAGACTCTAAATGGGACGCAAAAATGGTCAATAGGATTATTACAAATAAGGTCTATATAGGAGTGCTTGAACAAGGAAAAACTAGAAAACTAAATTACAAGTCTAAGAGAGAAGTAGAAGTAAATGAAGAAGATTGGATTGTAATAAACGACTCTCATAAGCCTATTATTTCAAAAAGCATTTATGCTTTGGCTAATAAGATGATGCTCCGAGATGTAAAACAATCAGCAGATATACCACATATTTTATCAGGAATGCTTTATTGCAAAGATTGTGGATCTTCAATGGTTAGAAGAAAGGTTAAGTCCAAGAATGGATATAATATTTTTTATATTTGTTCTCACTATAATAACAAAGGAGATTGCACAAGACATAGTATAAAAGAAGATTATCTACTGGATATGACTCTTTTTGCACTTAAAGATTATTTAAAAAAATACAATGAACTACTAAGTCAAGTTAATAAGTTAGATGTATCAAAAGTAACATTTAACATTGATTTTGAAAGCTTAAACTCAGAAAAGAGAAAGTACGAAAGACTTAGACAATCTTTATATATGGACTTAGAAGACGAACTTATAACTTCTGAAGAGTTTGAAAGGTTCAGAAAAAATTATCTTATTAAAATCAGGGAAATAGAGAAACAAATTGCTACAAAGAAAAATATACTTGCCAACTTGCAAGAAAAGATGAAAAAAAAGGACAGTTTGGTTTCCGAAATTGTTCCCACTGATTTAAGCACTCTTAATAGACTAACAATTGTATCTTTTATAGATAGAATTGAAATCGGAGAAAATAATGAGATTAATTTTGTCTTTAATAACTTGGAAACAGTTAACTTACTGAAGACCCTTATAAAAGAAGAAAGTGAGAGCAAGTCCGAAGTAAAGAAGAATTTGATTTCAATAAATAAGGTATTTGGAAATGCTCTTGAAAATAAGACTCCAATTCAATTAGTTGGAGGTGTTTTATAA
- a CDS encoding FtsK/SpoIIIE domain-containing protein, producing the protein MKQRGKRIRPSGKDLVFHFTIASLLPVFLLVVGLFHVKTIQQINWQDFNLSQADKIDIPYLIISFSVAILICLLVAFVFKRVRYDTVKQLYHRQKLAKMILENKWYESEQVKTEGFFKDSAGRTKEKITYFPKMYYRLKNGLIQIRVEITLGKYQDQLLHLEKKLESGLYCELTDKELKDSYVEYTLLYDTIASRISIDEVEAKDGKLRLMKNVWWEYDKLPHMLIAGGTGGGKTYFILTLIEALLHTDSKLYILDPKNADLADLGSVMANVYYRKEDLLSCIETFYEEMMKRSEEMKQMKNYKTGKNYAYLGLPAHFLIFDEYVAFMEMLGTKENTAVMNKLKQIVMLGRQAGFFLILACQRPDAKYLGDGIRDQFNFRVALGRMSEMGYGMMFGSDVQKDFFLKRIKGRGYVDVGTSVISEFYTPLVPKGYDFLEEIKKLSNSRQSTQATCEAEVAGVD; encoded by the coding sequence ATGAAACAGCGTGGTAAAAGGATTCGCCCATCTGGTAAAGATTTAGTCTTTCATTTTACGATAGCGTCACTCCTGCCTGTTTTCCTGCTGGTTGTCGGACTGTTTCATGTGAAGACAATCCAGCAGATCAACTGGCAGGATTTTAACCTATCACAAGCAGATAAGATTGACATTCCCTATTTAATTATCAGTTTCAGTGTCGCAATTCTTATCTGCTTGCTGGTAGCGTTTGTATTCAAACGGGTTCGCTATGATACGGTTAAACAACTTTACCACCGTCAAAAACTGGCAAAGATGATACTTGAAAACAAGTGGTATGAATCTGAACAGGTCAAAACAGAGGGTTTCTTTAAAGATAGTGCTGGTCGTACAAAGGAAAAGATAACCTACTTCCCTAAAATGTATTATCGACTTAAAAATGGCTTGATACAGATACGGGTGGAAATCACGCTGGGAAAATATCAAGACCAACTCTTACACTTGGAAAAGAAATTAGAGAGTGGCTTGTACTGTGAGCTGACGGATAAAGAGTTAAAGGATTCCTATGTGGAATATACTTTGCTCTATGACACCATAGCCAGTCGTATTTCTATTGATGAAGTAGAAGCTAAAGATGGTAAACTTCGCTTAATGAAAAACGTATGGTGGGAATATGATAAGCTCCCTCATATGTTGATTGCTGGTGGTACAGGTGGCGGTAAAACTTACTTTATACTGACACTGATTGAAGCCTTGCTTCATACAGATTCAAAACTGTATATTCTTGACCCGAAAAATGCTGATCTTGCGGACTTAGGTTCTGTGATGGCAAATGTCTACTATAGAAAAGAAGACTTGCTTTCTTGCATTGAAACATTCTATGAAGAAATGATGAAACGTAGTGAGGAAATGAAGCAGATGAAGAACTATAAGACTGGCAAAAATTATGCTTACTTAGGTCTCCCGGCACACTTCTTAATCTTTGATGAATACGTCGCTTTCATGGAAATGCTGGGAACAAAAGAAAACACCGCAGTTATGAATAAGCTGAAACAGATTGTCATGTTAGGTCGTCAAGCTGGCTTCTTTCTAATACTGGCTTGTCAACGTCCAGACGCAAAATATTTAGGCGACGGAATCCGTGATCAGTTTAATTTCAGAGTGGCTTTAGGTCGTATGTCTGAAATGGGCTATGGCATGATGTTTGGCAGTGACGTACAAAAGGATTTCTTCTTAAAGCGAATCAAAGGTCGTGGCTATGTTGATGTAGGAACAAGTGTCATATCAGAGTTTTATACTCCCCTTGTACCAAAAGGATATGATTTCTTGGAGGAAATTAAAAAGTTATCCAACAGCAGACAGTCCACGCAGGCGACGTGCGAAGCGGAAGTCGCAGGTGTGGACTGA
- a CDS encoding recombinase family protein, with amino-acid sequence MARTSKRYIEKKSEKTERKVFKAGIYTRLSNERTEEWREKSYSIETQILSCKEYALKENIDVLEVYTDYEYSGTNFERPSFQNMMQDIRDRRINCIIIRDLSRLGREYLEMGRLIDKVFPFLGVRFISVNDKLDTVKETDSKKSFEVTLKNIINDMYAKDISVKIKTSKHNRARNGYFIGSVPPYGYKIKKSKEGQKLVIDENVRFIVEEMFDLTLQGKSQYEVAKHFNEKGYAPGMIYYKTGRVYREDDDPEWNKGTISKMLTNPAYTGTLVQGVKQQNLAKGIKQHFVDESQYIICENAHEAIISREVHERILQERRERKKNHVFSSPMHNFENRDYDNRFKGLVINNNTGKELNRRTRIYGKNKDRLYYSFQNERFSGSIKPEKSVFIMERDLDQAISDKISEFIMKTTSKTKFVNRIKSRFNKAIDTFKKDIENLKRKNLNEENIIQRAYEEYSLGKIDRDEYLLRREIAQSHMSTFDNEISAIEVNISKLKKERLKSTKWINDLYASKNLEKLPGDLIHSLIEKIIVYDKHEFEIVFKFNIDNLVGGTDDE; translated from the coding sequence ATGGCAAGAACTTCCAAAAGATATATTGAAAAGAAAAGCGAAAAGACAGAAAGAAAAGTCTTTAAGGCCGGAATTTATACAAGACTATCTAACGAAAGAACAGAAGAGTGGAGAGAAAAATCATACTCAATAGAAACTCAAATACTGTCTTGTAAAGAGTATGCATTAAAAGAAAATATAGATGTTTTAGAAGTTTACACTGACTATGAATATAGTGGGACAAACTTTGAAAGACCATCATTTCAGAATATGATGCAAGATATTAGGGATAGAAGAATCAATTGTATTATTATCAGAGATTTATCAAGACTTGGAAGAGAATATCTCGAAATGGGAAGATTGATTGATAAAGTGTTTCCATTTCTAGGTGTTAGATTTATTTCAGTTAATGATAAATTAGACACAGTTAAAGAAACAGACTCAAAGAAATCTTTTGAGGTTACTCTTAAAAATATTATCAATGATATGTATGCTAAGGATATTTCAGTTAAGATAAAAACCTCAAAACACAACAGAGCAAGAAACGGATACTTTATTGGTTCTGTTCCACCTTACGGATACAAGATTAAAAAATCTAAAGAAGGTCAAAAACTTGTAATCGATGAAAATGTTAGATTTATCGTAGAAGAGATGTTTGATTTAACTCTTCAAGGCAAAAGCCAATATGAAGTCGCAAAGCATTTTAATGAAAAAGGGTATGCTCCTGGAATGATTTATTATAAAACTGGGAGAGTTTATAGAGAAGATGATGATCCTGAATGGAATAAAGGGACAATTTCTAAAATGCTTACAAATCCAGCTTATACGGGGACTTTAGTACAAGGAGTTAAGCAACAAAATCTTGCAAAAGGCATTAAACAACATTTTGTAGATGAAAGTCAGTATATAATTTGTGAAAATGCTCATGAAGCAATCATTTCTAGGGAAGTTCACGAAAGAATATTACAAGAAAGACGAGAAAGAAAGAAAAATCATGTTTTCAGTTCGCCAATGCACAATTTTGAAAATAGGGACTATGATAACAGATTTAAAGGTCTTGTAATCAATAATAATACTGGCAAAGAACTTAATAGAAGAACTCGTATCTATGGTAAAAATAAAGATAGACTTTACTATTCATTTCAGAATGAGAGATTTAGTGGAAGTATAAAACCCGAAAAATCAGTATTCATTATGGAAAGAGATTTAGATCAGGCTATTAGTGATAAGATTTCTGAGTTTATTATGAAGACAACTAGCAAGACAAAATTTGTTAACCGAATTAAATCTAGATTTAATAAAGCAATAGATACTTTTAAGAAAGACATAGAAAATCTTAAAAGAAAAAATCTAAATGAAGAAAATATCATTCAAAGAGCCTATGAAGAATACAGTCTAGGTAAGATTGATAGAGATGAGTATCTATTAAGAAGAGAGATTGCTCAAAGTCATATGTCTACATTTGATAATGAGATTTCAGCAATCGAAGTTAATATATCAAAACTTAAAAAAGAAAGATTAAAATCAACAAAATGGATAAATGATTTATATGCTTCAAAGAATTTAGAAAAGCTACCTGGTGATTTAATCCATAGCTTAATTGAAAAAATAATAGTTTATGATAAACACGAATTTGAAATAGTCTTTAAATTCAATATAGATAATTTGGTAGGAGGAACAGACGATGAGTAA
- a CDS encoding helix-turn-helix transcriptional regulator, with translation MAFADRLKEFREKEKLSQADFAKMIGISTRTLVHYEDGERYPRDVEVYKKIAEIMDCDYNYLLEESDEFLNRVYNMGGKRELEKARALTEGLSSLFAGGEISDEDKDAAFEAITRAYWEAKKENKKYGRKKKD, from the coding sequence ATGGCTTTTGCGGATAGATTAAAGGAATTTCGTGAAAAAGAAAAGTTAAGTCAAGCAGATTTTGCAAAAATGATAGGAATAAGTACAAGAACTCTTGTACATTATGAAGACGGAGAAAGATACCCAAGAGATGTCGAAGTTTACAAAAAAATAGCTGAAATTATGGACTGTGATTACAATTATCTTTTAGAAGAAAGTGATGAGTTTTTAAATCGAGTTTATAACATGGGTGGCAAAAGAGAATTAGAAAAAGCTAGAGCATTAACAGAAGGTCTAAGCTCTTTATTTGCTGGTGGAGAAATTTCTGACGAAGATAAAGATGCTGCTTTTGAAGCTATTACTCGTGCTTATTGGGAGGCTAAAAAAGAAAACAAGAAATATGGTCGTAAGAAAAAAGATTAG
- a CDS encoding YdcP family protein, which translates to MMRLANGIVLDKDTTFGELKFSALRREVRIQNEDGSVSDEIKERTYDLKSKGQGRMIQVSIPASVPLKEFDYNARVELINPIADTVATATYQGADVDWYIKADDIVLTKDSSSFKAQPQAKKEPTQDK; encoded by the coding sequence ATGATGAGATTAGCAAATGGCATTGTATTAGATAAAGACACGACTTTTGGAGAATTGAAATTCTCTGCTCTACGTCGTGAAGTGAGAATCCAAAATGAAGACGGGTCGGTTTCAGATGAAATCAAGGAACGTACCTATGACTTAAAATCCAAAGGACAAGGACGCATGATTCAAGTAAGTATTCCTGCCAGCGTGCCTTTGAAAGAGTTTGATTATAACGCACGGGTGGAACTTATCAATCCCATTGCGGACACCGTTGCTACTGCCACCTATCAAGGAGCAGATGTTGACTGGTATATCAAGGCAGACGATATTGTGCTGACAAAGGATTCTAGTTCATTCAAAGCTCAACCACAAGCAAAGAAAGAACCGACACAAGACAAATAG